A single region of the Coriobacteriia bacterium genome encodes:
- a CDS encoding CapA family protein codes for MSDAVTLFLCGDVMTGRGIDQVLPHPSEPAIREPYMSSALGYVELAERAHGPIPGPVDFPYIWGDALAELEARTPDRRAVNLETSVTTSEDAEPKGINYRMHPANAPCLIAAGIDCCVLANNHVLDWGVRGLLETLETLRGAGIATAGAGRDLEEAAAPAVLAAPDGARVLVFGLASPDSGIPGHWAAAPGRAGVRLLPALSESVADRAAEEIRRHRAPGDVVVVSVHWGGNWGYAIPEEQRAFARRLVDAAAADVVHGHSSHHPKGIEVHRGRPILYGCGDFVNDYEGISGYEEYRADLVLAYFVTLDAPSGRLARLETVPFRSRRFRLERANGEEAEWLRGRLDREGRALGTGVESTPEGALALRW; via the coding sequence ATGAGCGACGCGGTGACGCTGTTCCTCTGCGGCGACGTCATGACCGGACGCGGGATCGACCAGGTGCTCCCGCACCCCTCGGAGCCTGCGATCCGCGAGCCGTACATGTCCTCGGCGCTGGGGTACGTGGAGCTGGCGGAGCGCGCCCACGGACCCATCCCCGGTCCCGTCGACTTCCCGTACATCTGGGGCGACGCCTTGGCGGAGCTGGAAGCACGGACGCCCGACCGGCGCGCCGTGAACCTGGAGACGAGCGTCACCACCAGCGAGGACGCCGAGCCGAAAGGCATCAACTACCGGATGCACCCCGCCAACGCGCCCTGCCTGATCGCCGCCGGGATCGACTGCTGCGTGCTGGCGAACAACCACGTGCTGGACTGGGGCGTCCGGGGACTGCTGGAGACGCTGGAGACGTTGCGGGGCGCCGGCATCGCCACCGCCGGAGCGGGGCGTGACCTCGAGGAGGCCGCCGCGCCGGCCGTGCTGGCCGCACCGGACGGGGCTCGCGTGCTCGTCTTCGGCCTGGCCTCGCCGGACAGCGGCATCCCGGGACACTGGGCGGCGGCGCCCGGCCGAGCGGGGGTCCGCCTCCTGCCGGCTCTCTCCGAGAGCGTCGCGGACAGGGCGGCCGAGGAGATCCGCCGGCATCGCGCGCCCGGCGACGTCGTGGTCGTGTCGGTCCACTGGGGCGGCAACTGGGGGTACGCGATCCCGGAGGAGCAGCGCGCGTTCGCGCGCCGGCTCGTCGATGCCGCGGCCGCCGACGTCGTGCACGGCCACTCGTCGCACCATCCCAAGGGGATCGAGGTCCACCGCGGGCGGCCGATCCTGTACGGGTGCGGCGACTTCGTCAACGACTACGAGGGGATCTCCGGCTACGAGGAGTACAGGGCCGACCTCGTGCTGGCGTACTTCGTCACGCTCGATGCGCCTTCGGGGCGCCTCGCGCGCCTGGAGACGGTGCCGTTCCGTTCCCGCCGCTTCCGGCTGGAGCGCGCGAACGGGGAGGAGGCCGAGTGGCTGCGGGGGCGCCTGGACCGGGAGGGCCGCGCGCTCGGCACCGGGGTGGAGTCGACACCGGAGGGCGCCCTGGCGCTCCGCTGGTGA